The Mobula hypostoma chromosome 5, sMobHyp1.1, whole genome shotgun sequence region tgctgtctGGATCTAGATCCAGAGGCAACTTCAAAATTAaatgtacacacacaaaatgctggaggaacacaacgggtcaggcagtatcaatggaaaagagtgaacagctgacagttcggtctgagacccttcgtcaggaccggaaaggaaggagggtagctgaaggtgatgggtgaagccaggtgggtaggaaaggtaaagggctggagaggaagacaAGGAGAGCAGACCACATGTAAAACTGACTTCCAGGCTAAACTGAGAAAAGACTGCAAAGAGGAGAAGGTTATCAGAAATGGGGGCATTGAATTTGCAAAGTTCTTTCGATAtctgttgcatttcttacttGGATGGGATATGGCACAGGGGGTGATATTTGGTGCTGGGTGGGGTGGGCTCAGGGTTTACTATTTGGAGCTGGGTGGTGTTTGTGATGATAAACCCGTTCCTGATTGACAAGTTGGGTGCAGTTTGTAGCTTTGCACTTCATGGGAAATGTTTCAGCTTTTCAGGCCGATTTGCAAGGGTGATGTCAGAGCTGTTGTTAAAGGTGAAGCAACTGCTGGAGTAATTGGAAGTGGGAGAGGCTAAGGCAAGATTAAATTGGAGTGTTTCTGTCAGCGGGGTGGATGATAAGGTTGGTATGGAAGTAATTGTAGAGATGctgaaattaaaataattggCAGAAGCAGGATTTCTTAACTGTGATTGTGAAAGGGCAGAGTAATTTACTTGGAGCTTCTGAAAAGTTTGTCAATGGGGCTAGAAATACCAGTGTTAACTGCTAGTGCCAGTGAGTTACCAGTGGTAACAGATGGGGCCAGTGAAATCCTTAACCAGCAATGCCAGTGAAGTGCCAGCATTAAACGCCCGTGCCAGTGTTTAACCATGAATGTCGGTGTTATATGTGAGTGTCAGTGATGGACAACAGTGCCAGTGTTGGTGATGCCAGTGAAATGCCTGTGTTAAACAGCAATACCAGTGCCAATTAAATGTCTGCTAAATAACAGTGCCAGTGTGAAACAATGCTGCCCATGTTAAGCAACAGTGCCATTCAAATGACAGTGTTCAATGAGAATGCAGTGTTTTTTTAAAGCCCACCGAACCTTCTGCAGCACAGGCTGCTGGCAGCAGCTGCCCAGGGTCCTCTGTCCTGggacagtctttcaagttgtcccggGGTGTCGCCCATCTATGAACATCCTTCTGCCAGGGgaaaggtctttggagcttctgttggcgttttGGTAGCTcagggtttttacgggatggggttgctaactCCAAACCCATGTGTtagggtatgtcctggatggtgaaagtaTTTAATAATTGATGTCACCTTCTTGTGGTTACTgatttttgaaaatgtcctcaatgctggggaagctggtgcccatgatggagctggctgaggcagctttttctgatcctgtgctgaGGCCTCTCCGTGAgtgctgatgcagccagtcagaatactctgcacgGTACACCTGTAGAGATTGGCTGGAGattttctcaaactcctaatgaaacatggcTGCTGTCTGGCCTTCTTTGTGgctgcatcgatacgttgggcccaggactgaaactcagagatattgacacccaggaagctgaaactgctcaccctttccactgctgatccctcaaggACTGGTGTCCGAAGTCCCCAatcagctgaagggcctgcatgAGGTTGAGAGGCCAGTGACATTGTGTGTTGTTTTGCCACTCTTTGCAGGGAGGAGTGTGTCCATGTGGCCACCCTCGAGCTCTCCATGTTGGAGTTCTGCGAGGGGCTGGATGACAGCGTGAAGGCGAGGTGAGTTGGTGGGGTACGTATCGCCTGGTCATGAGGATCAGGGCAATACCGGGTAGCAACAAACCAGGACTCTGGTTCAAGCGGCGTCTGTGGGGGCGGAACTGCCGACTTTACAAGTCAGGCTCTGCTAGAGGGGAGGGTTTGAGTCAGGCCAGTCGGTGATGGGAGGATTGAGcagggggtgagggtgagggcagGAGTATGATATGTGGATCCTGGGACTGTGATGGTGATGGGCAGGTCTGGTGGGAGTTGGCCACTGTGCTTGTCTCCTGGTGAAGGGTGTGGGAGGAATCGGCTGCGATTGGGAATGAGGATAGGTGGGGTTCATGCGAGGTTGGGAACGGTCTGACTCTTGCCCCTCCCTGCTCAGGCTGAGATTTGAGGATGGTTTCAGCGACCCCCTACACTGGGAGCAGAGTGATGCCTTCCCCCTGGAGCGGTTCACCGGCCCGGAGCTGGTGTCCTGGCTGGAAATGGACCTGGGATCGGCAGGAAAGCACTGGATGCTCGTTCTGGATTCCCTCAGCCAACTCCTGCAGGCAAGAGGGGCCGCGACCCTCTGCCGGGACCTACACGCATTCCAGCGGAGAGCCGCCTCTGCAGGTCAGTGAGCCTCGATTGGTGGGGTACAGGTCATCGAGTCATCATCTGGGGTGCAGGATCATGACACCCAGGTCACTGGTCAGAGACCCTTCAGTGCTGTGGTCATGTTGAGCCTCCTGCCCCAGGTCAAAGATCAGGCATTTCACATCACAGGCAGGGAAAGCTGTGCCCCTGCTGGGGTCACAGGTCACTGGCTCTTAAGACAGATCAGAGGCTACTTGATTCCTGATGGAGTTCATCAAGTGTTGACTCAAGTCAGAGGTCATTGCTTTCTGTCAAAGGTAACTGAAATTGTGCATATTGCTGGTCAAAGGTCACTGATTCTGATCAAAGATTAGTGATACTCGGTCTATGTTACAGGTCAGAGGTCATAAGTGACCAGCTCTTGATGTAGGTCACAGGTCATAGATTCCAGGCAAAGGTCACTGACTCACTCCCTCAGGTTGTAGGTCATCTCATTGACATAGGTCAGAGGTTACAGATTCCTGTGAGAGGTCACAGATCCCTTTGTCAGGCCCATGAAGCTCAGAATCGGTTCCACTTTGGGAGGAGAGGATGGTCGGGGAGGGACAGCAGGTGAAGAGTTGTGAGTGCTGGAGGGCAATCTGCTTGGGATTCAGTGGGACCCAGAGCCTCCCTCTGCTCTCTCCTCAGGTCTGGGGATAGGCCGGGTGCTGGGCCTGCTCCACGCTGACCTTCACCAGCCCCAGGAACTGGACGTCGTGGCCCAGATGGCGAGTGCCGTGGTATCACTTACCCCTATCGCCCAGGGTCACCGTTTGTGCCAGGAATTTACAGCACACGCCATTGCCACCTGCTCCCACAGAAGGAAGTCAGGCAAAGTCCACCGAACGGTTAGTGTTtctcccactcgaacccttcctccatccctccctctgcccacCAGaaaccttcccctctcccactcgagccctttccctctccctctcctcccactcgaactcttcctctcctcccactggaacccttcccctctccctgctcccactcgaacccttcccctctcccactcaaacccttcccctctccctgctcccactcgaacccttcccctctcccactcaaacccttcccctctccctcctcccactcgaacccttcccctctcccactcgaacccttcccctctccctcctcccactcgaactcttcccctctcccactcgaacccttcccctctccctcctcccactcgaacccttcccctctcccactcaaacccttcccctctccctccttccactcgaacccttcccctctcccactcgaacccttcccctctccctcctcccactcgaactcttcccctctcccactcgaacccttcccctcttGCTCTCCTCCCACtagaacccttcccctctcccactcaaacccttcccctcttcctctcctcccactagaacccttcccctctccctcctcccactcgaacccttcccctctcccactcaaacccttcccctctccctcctcccactcgaacccttcccctctcccactcgaacccttcccctctccctcctcccactcgaactcttcccctctcccactcgaacccttcccctcttGCTCTCCTCCCACtagaacccttcccctctcccactcaaacccttcccctcttcctctcctcccactagaacccttcccctctccctcctcccactcgaacccttcccctctccctcctcccactcgaacccttcccctctcccactcaaacccttcccctctccctcctcccactcgaacccttcccctctcccactcgaacccttcccctctccctcctcccactcgaactcttcccctctcccactcgaacccttcccctcttGCTCTCCTCCCACtagaacccttcccctctcccactcaaacccttcccctcttcctctcctcccactagaacccttcccctctccctcctcccactcgaacccttcccctcttGCTCTCCTCCCACTAGaaaccttcccctctccctgctcccactcgaacccttcccctctccctctcctcccactcgaacccttcccctctccctctcctcccactcgaacccttcccctctcccactcaaacccttcccctctccctgctcccactcgaacccttcccctctccctctcctcccactcgaacccttcccctctccctctcctcccactcgaacccttcccctctcccactcaaacccttcccctctccctcctcccactcgaactcttcccctctcccactcgagccctttccctctccctctcctcccactcgaactcttcctctcctcccactggaacccttcccctctccctcctcccactcgaacccttcccctctccctctcctcccactcgaactcttcccctctccctctcctcccactcgaacccttcccctctccctctcctcccactcgaactcttcccctctcccactcaaacccttcccctctccctctcctcccactcgaactcttcccctctcccactcaaacccttcccctctccctctcctcccactcgaacccttcccctctcccactcaaacccttcccctctccctctcctcccactagaacccttcccctctccctctcctcccattcgaacccttcctcactcccactcgaacccttaccctctcccactcgaacccttcccctctcccactcaaacccttcccctcttcctctcctcccactcgaacccttcccctctccctctccacccactcgaacccttcctcacttccactcgaacccttcccctcttccactcgaacccttcccctctcccactcaaacccttcccctcttcctctcctcccactcgaacTCTTCCTCACTTCCACtggaacccttcccctctccctcctcccactcgaacccttcctcactcccactcgaacccttgccctctcccactcgaacccttcccctctcccacacaaacccttcccctcttcctctcctcccactcgaacccttcccctctccctctccacccactcgaacccttcctcactcccactcgaacccttcccctcttccactcgaacctttcccctctcccactcaaacccttcccctcttcctctcctcccactcgaacTCTTCCTCACTTCCACtggaacccttcccctc contains the following coding sequences:
- the elp5 gene encoding elongator complex protein 5 isoform X1, coding for MLSGLSGGSGPEGLVILSDSLECEGRSLLKSLVKSAALREECVHVATLELSMLEFCEGLDDSVKARLRFEDGFSDPLHWEQSDAFPLERFTGPELVSWLEMDLGSAGKHWMLVLDSLSQLLQARGAATLCRDLHAFQRRAASAGLGIGRVLGLLHADLHQPQELDVVAQMASAVVSLTPIAQGHRLCQEFTAHAIATCSHRRKSGKVHRTVECFTVEDDLRLRTAVVPFPDEAPTETSVKVDPTADLTFNLRLTAEEQQARSSVPLPYHLSPARKAALLQGDSKAKIHYQPDASDDFDEEDPDDDLDI
- the elp5 gene encoding elongator complex protein 5 isoform X2, with protein sequence MLEFCEGLDDSVKARLRFEDGFSDPLHWEQSDAFPLERFTGPELVSWLEMDLGSAGKHWMLVLDSLSQLLQARGAATLCRDLHAFQRRAASAGLGIGRVLGLLHADLHQPQELDVVAQMASAVVSLTPIAQGHRLCQEFTAHAIATCSHRRKSGKVHRTVECFTVEDDLRLRTAVVPFPDEAPTETSVKVDPTADLTFNLRLTAEEQQARSSVPLPYHLSPARKAALLQGDSKAKIHYQPDASDDFDEEDPDDDLDI